A region of the Oceanihabitans sp. IOP_32 genome:
ACCGAAGAGCACAAATTAGTGCGCGATGCCGCTAGAGAGTGGGTAAAACGCGACGTGTCTCCAATAATTGAAGATTATGCTCAAAAAGCAGAATTCCCCGCTCAGATAATTAACGGCTTAGCAGAAATTGGTGCTTTTGGGCCTTATATTCCAGAAGAATATGGTGGTGCGGGATTAGACCAAATTTCTTATGGCCTAATTATGCAAGAAATAGAACGTGGCGATTCTGGCGTGCGCAGCACTGCATCGGTACAATCGTCTTTAGTCATGTATCCCATCTTTAAATATGGCAACGAAGCACAGCGCAAAAAATACTTACCCAAATTAGCAAGTGGCGAATGGATAGGCTCTTTTGGTTTAACAGAACCTGACCACGGCAGTAACCCTAGCGGAATGACCACAAATTTTAAGGATATGGGTGACCATTATCTGCTTAACGGTGCTAAAATGTGGATTAGCAATGCGCCTTTTTGCCATATTGCCATAGTTTGGGCAAAAGATGAAAGCGGACGCATTCACGGCCTTATAGTCGAGCGTGGTATGGAAGGATTTTCTACTCCAGAGACACATAATAAATGGTCGCTAAGAGCAAGTGCTACTGGCGAATTAATTTTTGATAATGTTAAAGTGCCAAAAGAAAACTTATTGCCAAACAAATCTGGTTTAGGTGCGCCGCTTGGCTGTTTAGATTCGGCGCGTTATGGTATTGCTTGGGGGGCTATTGGTGCCGCCATGGATTGTTACGACACGGCTTTACGCTACAGTAAAGAACGCATACAGTTTGGAAAACCTATTGGGCAATATCAATTACAACAAAAAAAATTGGCCGAAATGATTACCGAAATTACCAAGGCTCAGTTATTAGCATGGAGACTCGGTGTAATGCGCGACAAAGGGACGGCAACCTCTGCACAAATATCTATGGCCAAACGCAACAATGTAGAAATGGCAATTAATATCGCTAGAGAAGCGAGGCAGATTTTAGGTGGTATGGGCATTACTGGAGAGTATTCTATCATGCGCCATGCTATGAATTTAGAAAGCGTAATAACTTACGAGGGCACTCACGATATTCATTTATTAATTACAGGTCTAGATATTACAGGACTTAATGCGTTTAAATAGTAATTAAGCCATATTTGGCAGCACATCTTT
Encoded here:
- a CDS encoding acyl-CoA dehydrogenase family protein codes for the protein MKPDLFEAPDYYNLDELLTEEHKLVRDAAREWVKRDVSPIIEDYAQKAEFPAQIINGLAEIGAFGPYIPEEYGGAGLDQISYGLIMQEIERGDSGVRSTASVQSSLVMYPIFKYGNEAQRKKYLPKLASGEWIGSFGLTEPDHGSNPSGMTTNFKDMGDHYLLNGAKMWISNAPFCHIAIVWAKDESGRIHGLIVERGMEGFSTPETHNKWSLRASATGELIFDNVKVPKENLLPNKSGLGAPLGCLDSARYGIAWGAIGAAMDCYDTALRYSKERIQFGKPIGQYQLQQKKLAEMITEITKAQLLAWRLGVMRDKGTATSAQISMAKRNNVEMAINIAREARQILGGMGITGEYSIMRHAMNLESVITYEGTHDIHLLITGLDITGLNAFK